A genomic stretch from Sporocytophaga myxococcoides DSM 11118 includes:
- the gldL gene encoding gliding motility protein GldL, translated as MSSNKGGFKDVFFNKIMPMVYGLGAAVVIVGAMFKIMHWPGAGPMLVVGLSVEALIFVFSSFQPVPHDPKWERVYPQLADDYYEEEEEGEVASNDGLTRRLDDMLSEANITQDVVNKLGAGFNSLSSSVSNLKDLSDASVASNEYANNVKQASKSLLEMNKSYSKTVDAMSEMANASVDAKEYHSQVQNITKNLGALNAVYEMELQDANNHLRAMNKFYGNLSHAMENMADASKDTAQFKEELGKLSKNLVQLNNVYGNMLTAMRG; from the coding sequence ATGAGTTCAAACAAAGGTGGTTTTAAAGATGTATTCTTTAACAAGATCATGCCAATGGTCTACGGACTTGGTGCCGCAGTTGTAATTGTTGGTGCGATGTTCAAAATTATGCACTGGCCGGGTGCTGGTCCAATGCTTGTTGTTGGTCTAAGTGTAGAGGCATTAATCTTCGTTTTCAGTTCATTCCAGCCTGTTCCTCACGATCCAAAGTGGGAGAGAGTTTATCCTCAATTGGCTGATGATTATTATGAAGAAGAAGAAGAAGGTGAAGTTGCTTCTAACGACGGTCTTACAAGAAGACTTGATGACATGCTTTCTGAGGCAAACATCACTCAGGATGTTGTTAACAAACTAGGTGCTGGTTTCAATTCACTATCTTCATCAGTTTCTAACCTTAAAGATCTATCTGATGCTTCTGTTGCTTCTAATGAGTATGCAAACAATGTTAAGCAAGCATCTAAGTCTCTTCTTGAGATGAATAAATCATATTCTAAAACTGTAGATGCAATGTCAGAAATGGCTAATGCTTCTGTAGATGCTAAAGAATACCATTCACAAGTTCAAAATATCACTAAAAATCTTGGTGCATTGAACGCTGTTTATGAAATGGAACTTCAGGATGCTAACAATCACTTGAGAGCAATGAACAAATTCTACGGTAATCTTTCTCATGCTATGGAGAACATGGCAGATGCTAGCAAAGATACTGCTCAGTTCAAAGAAGAACTTGGTAAACTATCTAAGAACCTTGTTCAGCTTAACAACGTGTATGGTAACATGCTAACTGCAATGAGAGGTTAA
- the gldM gene encoding gliding motility protein GldM → MAGGKETPRQKMIGMMYLVLTALLALQVSSAIIQKFKFLDDSLMNVNEKTTAENAKVSGNIRRIVEQEGNKDAHIVKKADEVKAATAELITYMEGLRKHLIEDTGGKEEDGNYKGAKEEEKVANFMVGPEGSKKGEAYKLKEKLNNFVATLTKFGVNAPKLALDGNEDPIFMKDKDQARKDFAQLNFSETPMVAALAVLAQKEAEVLKYENDALTKLASEVGASDIKFDNVVAMVRANSKVVAAGTKYEAEMFLAASSSAITPTMSQDGRAIQVDGRKIGKVSFTATGGAYDKEGNAKKKWRGAINFKYKGKDTTFQVEEEYIVAKPVIQIQSASVSALYKNCGNELNVQVPALGSTYSPSFSASGAKVIPGATKGLVTLVPTGAKVTLNVASSGNAIGSQEFNVRLIPKPEIQALSNGSPVNEKQGVPAPGPRAITMKAVPDESFKTFLPKDARYKITQWEAILVRGKRPVTQTSFTSETGNLAQFAASAQPGDRIMIEVKKVTRTNFLNDTEEVNLGIVIKNIPLN, encoded by the coding sequence ATGGCTGGAGGTAAAGAAACCCCAAGGCAGAAAATGATTGGGATGATGTACCTGGTTCTAACAGCACTGTTAGCACTCCAGGTAAGCTCAGCTATCATACAGAAATTCAAATTTCTTGATGATAGTTTGATGAACGTGAACGAAAAAACGACTGCTGAGAATGCTAAAGTAAGTGGCAATATCAGGAGAATCGTTGAACAAGAAGGTAATAAAGATGCTCATATCGTTAAAAAAGCAGATGAAGTAAAAGCTGCAACTGCTGAGCTAATTACTTATATGGAAGGTCTTCGTAAACACCTTATTGAAGATACAGGTGGAAAAGAAGAAGATGGTAACTATAAAGGTGCTAAAGAAGAAGAAAAAGTAGCAAACTTTATGGTTGGTCCAGAAGGTAGCAAAAAAGGAGAGGCATATAAATTGAAAGAGAAGCTTAACAATTTTGTTGCGACTCTTACCAAATTTGGTGTTAATGCTCCTAAATTAGCTTTGGATGGAAATGAAGATCCTATCTTTATGAAAGATAAAGATCAAGCTAGAAAGGACTTTGCTCAGCTTAACTTCTCTGAAACTCCAATGGTTGCTGCTCTTGCAGTATTAGCGCAAAAAGAAGCAGAAGTTCTTAAATATGAGAACGATGCTCTTACTAAACTTGCAAGTGAAGTAGGTGCATCAGACATCAAATTTGATAACGTAGTTGCAATGGTTAGAGCTAACTCTAAAGTTGTAGCTGCTGGTACTAAATATGAGGCTGAAATGTTCCTTGCTGCATCTTCAAGCGCTATCACTCCTACAATGAGCCAGGATGGTAGAGCTATCCAGGTTGATGGTAGAAAGATTGGTAAAGTTTCTTTTACTGCAACTGGTGGTGCATATGACAAAGAAGGTAATGCTAAGAAAAAATGGAGAGGTGCTATCAATTTCAAATACAAAGGAAAAGATACTACTTTCCAGGTTGAAGAAGAATACATTGTTGCTAAGCCTGTAATTCAAATTCAGTCTGCTTCAGTTTCTGCTCTATACAAAAACTGCGGTAACGAACTTAATGTTCAGGTTCCTGCTTTAGGTTCTACTTACAGCCCTTCTTTCTCTGCAAGTGGTGCAAAAGTTATTCCTGGTGCTACAAAAGGTCTAGTTACTCTAGTTCCAACAGGTGCAAAAGTAACTCTTAACGTGGCAAGCAGCGGAAACGCAATTGGTTCACAAGAGTTCAATGTAAGATTGATCCCAAAACCTGAAATTCAGGCTCTATCTAACGGTAGCCCTGTAAATGAGAAACAAGGAGTTCCTGCTCCTGGTCCTAGAGCTATCACAATGAAGGCTGTACCTGATGAGAGCTTTAAAACTTTCTTGCCTAAAGATGCAAGGTATAAAATCACTCAATGGGAAGCTATCCTTGTTAGAGGTAAGAGACCTGTTACTCAAACTTCTTTCACTTCTGAAACTGGTAACCTAGCTCAGTTTGCAGCGTCAGCTCAGCCTGGAGACAGAATCATGATAGAGGTTAAGAAAGTTACTAGAACTAACTTCCTTAATGATACGGAAGAAGTTAATTTGGGAATTGTTATTAAGAACATCCCACTTAACTAA
- the gldN gene encoding gliding motility protein GldN has translation MKKISVILSGLMFASNLIIAQEAAEAPAEATPAAENTGYNKFSVRPIHESDIMYKKTIIRALDLREKQNKPLFSKNRELTRLLIDAVQRGDIKAYASDSLYDGKTLTIEEFNERIKMPSEQAELSAEELEIMKANGEDVAAIGGGPNFYFPTDLYQMEIKEDIIFDKQRSRLYYDIHAITVYVPADHPANIRGIQTPIASFEYKELVNKLFKDNPKAIWFNPQNDQQHKNLADAFELRLFSSYIIKVSNPNDAYLVDIYGGDQQKGIMAAQWAAFELLEYEHNLWEF, from the coding sequence ATGAAAAAAATTAGTGTTATTTTGTCAGGTTTGATGTTCGCATCAAACCTGATAATTGCTCAAGAGGCAGCTGAGGCACCTGCTGAAGCAACTCCTGCAGCTGAAAATACAGGTTATAACAAATTTTCTGTTAGACCTATACATGAATCTGATATCATGTATAAGAAGACGATCATTAGAGCTCTGGATCTTAGAGAAAAACAAAATAAACCTTTGTTTTCTAAAAACAGAGAACTTACTCGTTTGCTAATCGATGCTGTTCAAAGAGGTGATATAAAGGCATATGCTTCTGATTCCCTTTACGATGGTAAAACTCTTACAATTGAAGAATTCAATGAGAGAATTAAAATGCCATCTGAGCAAGCTGAACTTAGTGCAGAAGAGTTAGAGATTATGAAGGCGAACGGGGAGGATGTTGCTGCAATCGGTGGTGGTCCTAACTTTTATTTCCCAACTGATTTATATCAGATGGAGATAAAAGAAGATATCATCTTCGATAAGCAAAGATCCAGATTGTACTATGATATTCACGCAATAACAGTGTACGTTCCTGCTGATCACCCTGCTAACATCAGAGGTATTCAGACTCCAATTGCTTCTTTCGAGTATAAAGAATTAGTGAACAAACTTTTCAAGGATAACCCTAAAGCAATTTGGTTTAATCCTCAGAACGATCAGCAGCATAAAAATCTTGCTGATGCATTCGAGTTACGTTTATTTAGCTCTTATATTATCAAAGTTTCCAATCCAAATGATGCATACTTAGTTGACATCTATGGTGGAGATCAGCAAAAAGGTATTATGGCTGCTCAGTGGGCTGCTTTCGAGCTTCTTGAGTATGAGCATAACCTTTGGGAATTCTAA